The following are encoded in a window of Mycobacteroides chelonae CCUG 47445 genomic DNA:
- a CDS encoding MFS transporter yields the protein MTARHSPLSLWHAIHDLPDFGRLVWVRLLTQFSDGLFQAGLAGALLFNPEREAEPWAIAGAFAVLFLPYSAIGPFAGALLDRWDRRTVLICANLIRVLLVALVGIELAFSADDVVLLLGALIVNGVTRFVTSGLSAALPHVVPRDQVATMNSVATAVGATATFVGANFMLMLRAVFGAGDLGSATVIFLVIVPTLAAAWVATGFPGDRLGPDDSVRAVHGSAFYAVATGWLHGARTIVGTPSVFDALIGLAAHRMVFGINTLLVLVLVRDNASLFAGIGAAALFLACTGIGSFLGTVSTPALLRRFGRGRTLGMALGSAVVLQLIASSLYVPIVLVAAFGLGLAGQVIKLCADVGMQTDVDDALRGHVFAVQDSLFWVTFTGAMSVAAAFITQSHWLAFAGAVVYLIGLIVHMTRTLWPSPAESSQPDPEGHARDLDR from the coding sequence ATGACTGCGCGCCACTCGCCGCTGAGCCTGTGGCACGCAATCCACGATCTCCCCGACTTCGGGCGGCTGGTCTGGGTGCGGCTGCTCACCCAGTTCAGTGATGGTCTCTTCCAGGCCGGACTAGCCGGAGCATTGCTGTTCAACCCCGAACGTGAGGCCGAGCCGTGGGCCATCGCCGGTGCGTTCGCGGTGCTGTTCCTGCCGTACTCCGCGATCGGTCCCTTCGCCGGTGCGCTACTGGACCGCTGGGACCGGCGCACGGTGTTGATCTGTGCCAACCTGATCCGCGTCCTGCTGGTGGCCCTCGTCGGTATCGAGCTGGCCTTCAGCGCCGACGACGTGGTGCTGCTGCTGGGCGCGCTGATCGTCAACGGGGTCACCCGGTTCGTGACATCGGGTCTCTCGGCGGCACTCCCCCATGTGGTGCCCCGCGACCAGGTCGCGACCATGAACTCGGTGGCCACGGCGGTGGGTGCCACCGCCACCTTCGTCGGCGCCAACTTCATGCTGATGCTGCGGGCCGTCTTCGGGGCGGGGGACTTGGGTTCTGCCACAGTCATTTTCCTGGTGATCGTGCCGACCCTCGCCGCGGCATGGGTGGCCACCGGCTTTCCGGGCGATCGATTGGGTCCCGACGACAGTGTGCGCGCCGTGCACGGCTCGGCCTTCTATGCGGTAGCCACCGGGTGGCTACATGGTGCACGCACCATTGTCGGCACGCCCTCGGTGTTCGACGCGCTCATCGGTCTAGCGGCACACCGCATGGTTTTCGGTATCAACACGTTGCTGGTCCTGGTGCTGGTGCGCGACAACGCCTCCCTGTTCGCGGGGATCGGGGCCGCGGCATTGTTCCTGGCGTGCACCGGCATCGGCTCATTCCTCGGAACGGTCTCCACCCCTGCCTTGCTCCGGCGCTTCGGCCGCGGTCGCACCCTCGGGATGGCACTCGGCAGCGCCGTCGTGCTGCAGCTGATCGCCTCGAGTTTGTATGTACCGATCGTGCTCGTTGCCGCGTTCGGACTCGGGCTGGCCGGGCAGGTGATCAAGCTGTGCGCCGACGTCGGCATGCAGACCGATGTCGATGACGCGCTGCGGGGACACGTCTTCGCCGTGCAGGACTCGCTGTTCTGGGTCACCTTCACCGGGGCGATGAGCGTGGCCGCCGCGTTCATCACGCAGTCGCACTGGCTGGCCTTCGCCGGGGCAGTGGTCTACTTGATCGGCCTGATCGTGCACATGACCCGAACTCTTTGGCCCAGCCCGGCCGAATCCAGCCAACCCGACCCGGAAGGACACGCCCGTGACCTCGACCGCTGA
- a CDS encoding TIGR03084 family metal-binding protein: MTSTADAVIDDLRDESDGLDTLVAPLSAEGWARDTPAAGWTIAHQIAHLHWTDAQSLLAVTDPEGFANELPKAMADPFGFVDKAAEETAQTPPAELLAHWRDTRNQLHAALRAVPDGVKIPWYGPPMSSASMGTARLMETWAHALDVADALGVVPAPTARLKSIAHLGVRTRDYAYSVHALSAPAEPFRVELTGPDGDTWTWGPDDAAQRVTGSALHFCYLVTQRRPRAELDLQANGEDAEKWLSIAQAFAGPPGTGRG, from the coding sequence GTGACCTCGACCGCTGACGCTGTGATCGATGACCTGCGCGACGAGAGCGATGGACTCGACACACTGGTAGCTCCGCTTTCCGCAGAGGGCTGGGCCCGCGACACCCCGGCCGCCGGGTGGACCATCGCCCATCAGATCGCCCATCTGCATTGGACCGACGCGCAGTCCCTACTGGCGGTCACCGATCCTGAAGGCTTCGCCAACGAGCTGCCCAAGGCGATGGCCGATCCCTTCGGGTTCGTAGACAAGGCGGCCGAGGAGACTGCCCAGACTCCCCCGGCCGAGCTGCTGGCCCACTGGCGCGATACCCGTAACCAACTGCATGCGGCGCTGCGCGCGGTGCCCGATGGCGTGAAGATCCCCTGGTACGGGCCTCCCATGAGCTCCGCTTCGATGGGCACCGCACGCCTCATGGAGACGTGGGCCCATGCCCTTGATGTCGCGGACGCGCTCGGCGTGGTCCCGGCGCCTACCGCGCGCCTGAAATCGATTGCACACCTGGGTGTTCGGACCCGTGACTACGCGTATTCCGTGCACGCACTGTCTGCTCCCGCTGAGCCGTTCCGCGTCGAGCTGACCGGCCCCGACGGCGATACGTGGACCTGGGGCCCCGACGACGCCGCCCAGCGCGTCACCGGATCGGCACTGCACTTCTGCTACCTGGTTACCCAACGCCGTCCGCGCGCCGAGCTGGATCTGCAGGCCAACGGCGAGGACGCAGAGAAGTGGCTCTCCATCGCACAGGCCTTCGCCGGCCCGCCCGGCACCGGCCGGGGGTGA
- a CDS encoding CCA tRNA nucleotidyltransferase has protein sequence MPESIPSAELLATAAVTLNRHKKMLSELGALFDSAGFDLYLVGGTVRDALLGKSGTDLDFTTDARPGQVQELVAGWAEAIWDAGIAFGTLGVVRKGQRVEITTYRSDSYDQQSRNPEVVFGDSLEGDLVRRDFTVNAMAVKIGPDGPGEFCDPLNGLEALRVGVLDTPSAPEISFGDDPLRMLRAARFVSQLGFTVAPRVLKALDAMAGQLGRITAERVQVELDKLIVGANPVAGIDLLVESGLGAVVLPEVGEMQLTIDEHHQHKDVYRHSLTVLEQAIDLEDDGPDLVLRWAALLHDIGKPATRRHEDGGGVSFHHHEVVGAKMVRKRMRALKYSKQMVDDVSQLVYLHLRFHGYGDGKWTDSAVRRYVTDAGPMLPRLHKLVRADCTTRNKRRAARLQANYDGLEERIAELTAKEDLARVRPDLDGNEIMELLGVPAGPIIGQAWRFLKELRLERGPLDHDEAVEALREWWASRT, from the coding sequence GCTGCTGGCCACCGCCGCAGTGACCCTGAACCGGCACAAGAAGATGCTGTCGGAACTGGGTGCACTCTTCGATTCGGCAGGCTTTGACCTGTATCTGGTGGGCGGTACCGTCCGCGACGCCTTGTTGGGCAAGTCGGGCACCGATCTGGACTTCACCACCGATGCCCGTCCCGGGCAGGTGCAGGAATTGGTGGCAGGCTGGGCCGAGGCCATCTGGGATGCCGGTATCGCCTTCGGCACTCTCGGCGTGGTGCGCAAGGGGCAGCGGGTGGAAATCACCACATACCGCAGCGACAGCTATGACCAGCAGTCGCGCAACCCCGAAGTGGTGTTCGGCGACAGCCTCGAGGGCGACCTGGTGCGCAGGGACTTCACCGTCAACGCGATGGCGGTGAAAATCGGGCCGGACGGGCCGGGAGAGTTCTGTGATCCGCTGAACGGACTGGAGGCCTTGCGTGTTGGGGTGCTGGACACCCCGTCGGCTCCGGAGATCTCCTTCGGTGACGATCCGTTGCGCATGCTGCGCGCGGCTCGCTTCGTTTCTCAGCTGGGTTTCACGGTGGCGCCCCGGGTGTTGAAGGCGCTGGACGCGATGGCCGGCCAGTTGGGGCGGATCACTGCCGAGCGGGTGCAGGTAGAGCTGGACAAGCTGATCGTGGGTGCCAATCCGGTCGCCGGAATCGATTTGTTGGTGGAGAGCGGCCTCGGCGCGGTGGTGCTGCCCGAGGTCGGTGAGATGCAGCTGACCATCGACGAACATCACCAGCACAAGGACGTCTACCGGCACTCGCTGACGGTGTTGGAGCAGGCGATCGATCTCGAAGACGATGGCCCGGATCTGGTGCTGCGGTGGGCGGCGCTGCTGCACGACATCGGCAAGCCGGCCACCCGTCGGCACGAGGACGGCGGCGGGGTGAGCTTTCACCACCACGAGGTTGTCGGGGCCAAGATGGTGCGCAAGCGGATGCGTGCCCTCAAGTACTCCAAGCAGATGGTCGACGACGTGTCGCAGCTGGTGTACCTGCATTTGCGGTTCCACGGCTACGGGGACGGCAAGTGGACCGATTCGGCGGTACGCCGGTATGTCACCGATGCCGGCCCCATGTTGCCGCGGCTGCACAAGCTGGTGCGCGCAGACTGCACCACGCGGAACAAGCGGCGCGCGGCCCGGCTGCAGGCCAACTATGACGGGCTTGAGGAGCGCATCGCCGAACTGACCGCCAAGGAGGATCTGGCGCGGGTGCGGCCCGACCTCGACGGCAACGAGATCATGGAGCTGTTGGGCGTTCCGGCCGGGCCGATCATCGGCCAGGCGTGGCGGTTCCTGAAGGAGCTGCGGCTGGAGCGGGGACCGCTCGATCACGACGAGGCGGTTGAGGCGCTGCGCGAATGGTGGGCGAGTCGTACCTGA
- a CDS encoding phthiocerol/phthiodiolone dimycocerosyl transferase family protein: MFAGNRSTVAYSAFGTGTLKIDALTTAFRALLTSYPILSTQVVPAGHGYALQYSPHPPALQIGACTALPRAGFTVVHPDAVCAIDVAQAGNDFRLTLLTHHSIADAGAALRYLEVLCAYYTRVVETGSAGPIRSHPLALSLEQFLAARGYVIPEAGAPPAQRAETTVDAAVVVRHGRTRLGREQTTRLFDAARAASLTVHGVACAAVLLAAHSLSPSQGPVTFSLTSSVDLRTRTEAPIAAAQGTVIQGADTAILAVLPDDDPLRLARAVLDSLVAGLADHTVHQVFLHQPPLQQQCVENPLMVTNWGPIPTLPLPEGLRVHDFRATVRGRHIGLRATTLPPSFFITTCDGRLSIDHPAWVADESDPTIAWAEALGRAFDRILS; encoded by the coding sequence ATGTTCGCGGGCAACCGCAGCACCGTGGCGTACTCGGCGTTCGGCACCGGCACTCTCAAAATTGATGCTCTGACAACGGCTTTCCGTGCGCTGTTGACGAGCTACCCGATACTTTCCACGCAGGTCGTGCCTGCTGGACACGGGTACGCGCTTCAATACTCTCCCCATCCGCCCGCGCTGCAGATCGGTGCATGCACGGCTCTACCCCGGGCAGGGTTCACCGTCGTCCACCCCGACGCGGTCTGTGCCATCGACGTGGCGCAGGCCGGCAATGACTTTCGGTTGACGCTGCTGACCCACCACAGCATCGCCGACGCGGGGGCCGCGCTGCGCTATCTGGAAGTGTTGTGCGCGTATTACACCCGTGTGGTCGAGACGGGGTCGGCCGGGCCCATCCGCTCGCATCCACTCGCCCTCTCCCTTGAGCAGTTCCTTGCCGCACGCGGATACGTCATACCCGAGGCCGGCGCGCCCCCGGCGCAACGCGCAGAAACGACAGTCGACGCGGCGGTCGTGGTTCGGCATGGGCGCACCCGGCTCGGGCGCGAGCAGACCACGCGGTTGTTCGATGCGGCCCGCGCGGCCTCCCTCACCGTGCACGGAGTCGCGTGTGCTGCGGTTCTGCTGGCCGCTCATTCACTTTCACCGTCGCAGGGCCCGGTCACGTTTAGCCTGACATCATCGGTGGACCTGCGCACGCGAACAGAGGCTCCCATCGCCGCGGCGCAAGGGACGGTGATCCAGGGAGCCGACACCGCGATTCTGGCTGTCCTACCCGATGATGACCCGCTGCGCCTGGCTCGTGCCGTACTGGATTCTCTGGTCGCCGGCCTCGCGGATCACACTGTGCACCAGGTATTTCTGCACCAACCGCCGCTACAGCAACAGTGCGTCGAGAATCCACTCATGGTCACGAACTGGGGGCCGATACCGACGCTGCCTCTGCCGGAGGGGCTGCGCGTACACGACTTCCGCGCCACCGTGCGCGGTCGACACATTGGGTTACGCGCCACGACACTTCCACCGAGCTTCTTCATCACCACCTGTGACGGACGGCTCAGCATCGACCATCCCGCGTGGGTTGCCGACGAGTCCGACCCCACTATCGCGTGGGCGGAGGCGCTAGGGCGCGCCTTCGACCGCATTCTGAGCTGA
- a CDS encoding sulfite exporter TauE/SafE family protein, which translates to MLLSAAAAAGWVDAVVGGGGLVLIPVLLLVFPGMTPATALGTNKLAALAGTSSAAVRLFPRTPLNWRALLGAFVLAAACSSAGAYTASRLPVAVFKPVVLVLLVAVGVFVATRPQFGTATQGTARTRATTVAALAVAAILIAFYDGIMGPGTGTFMIITLTAIAGMTFLESSATAKVLNSGTNVGALIVFASQGHVLWLLGLSLGVANIAGAQLGAHMALGRGAGFVRVVLLVVVVVMVGKLGYDMIG; encoded by the coding sequence CTGCTTCTCAGTGCGGCGGCCGCCGCGGGCTGGGTCGATGCGGTGGTGGGTGGTGGCGGGCTCGTCCTCATTCCCGTGCTGCTGCTCGTCTTTCCCGGGATGACTCCCGCGACCGCGCTGGGAACCAACAAACTCGCCGCGCTGGCCGGTACATCCTCGGCCGCCGTCCGGCTCTTCCCCCGCACCCCGTTGAACTGGCGCGCGCTCCTGGGGGCATTCGTGCTCGCCGCGGCCTGCTCCAGCGCCGGCGCCTACACCGCCTCGCGGCTACCGGTAGCTGTCTTCAAACCCGTGGTGCTCGTGCTGCTGGTGGCCGTCGGAGTGTTCGTCGCGACCCGTCCACAGTTCGGCACCGCGACGCAGGGCACCGCGCGCACCAGGGCCACCACTGTTGCCGCGCTCGCCGTCGCGGCCATCCTGATCGCGTTCTACGACGGCATCATGGGCCCGGGCACCGGAACGTTCATGATCATCACCCTGACGGCCATCGCGGGAATGACCTTCCTCGAAAGCTCGGCCACCGCCAAGGTGCTCAACTCCGGAACCAATGTCGGGGCTCTCATCGTCTTCGCGTCGCAGGGTCACGTGCTCTGGCTTCTGGGCCTGTCACTCGGTGTCGCGAACATCGCGGGAGCTCAGCTTGGCGCACACATGGCACTCGGGCGCGGCGCGGGATTTGTCCGCGTGGTGTTGCTGGTGGTCGTCGTGGTCATGGTCGGCAAGCTCGGCTACGACATGATCGGCTGA